One genomic region from Haloarcula taiwanensis encodes:
- a CDS encoding transcriptional regulator has product MSHADSAGARLTLDLWHPNCWAIEATDRTDGGILAHTVQQTVQSSTVSVNGVFTVYGATKSAVEDCLDAVRASPHAGEIQELQARIGHKRDAPGTVVRQFLLEYDPDELVCPTLLEHGFVHSAPVRIEDGRERWQVSFTGERPEIQSALDAVEADADADVSVESIVTPDSDSDRSVGRLRTDSLTPAQRRAFEAAREAGYYQWPRGISVRELAAQMDISKTTLLEHLRTAESKLLDPE; this is encoded by the coding sequence ATGAGTCACGCTGATAGCGCCGGAGCACGGCTCACACTCGACCTGTGGCACCCGAACTGCTGGGCTATCGAGGCGACCGACCGCACGGACGGCGGCATTCTGGCGCACACGGTCCAACAGACCGTTCAGTCGTCGACAGTATCGGTCAACGGTGTGTTTACAGTGTATGGAGCTACGAAGTCGGCTGTCGAAGACTGCCTCGACGCAGTCCGTGCCTCACCCCACGCCGGAGAGATACAGGAACTCCAAGCACGGATCGGACACAAGCGCGATGCACCCGGCACCGTCGTCAGACAGTTTCTGCTAGAGTACGATCCAGACGAACTAGTCTGCCCGACGCTCCTTGAACACGGGTTCGTCCACAGTGCGCCTGTTCGTATCGAAGACGGTCGCGAACGCTGGCAAGTGAGTTTCACCGGCGAGCGGCCCGAAATTCAGTCAGCACTCGATGCCGTCGAAGCTGACGCCGACGCTGACGTGTCGGTCGAATCCATTGTCACGCCTGACAGCGATTCTGACCGGTCGGTGGGTAGGCTACGAACTGACTCGCTGACGCCGGCGCAGCGACGAGCCTTCGAAGCGGCCCGCGAAGCGGGCTACTATCAGTGGCCGCGCGGGATCTCGGTTCGCGAACTCGCCGCACAGATGGATATCTCGAAGACGACGCTCCTCGAGCACCTCCGAACTGCCGAGTCGAAACTTCTGGATCCCGAGTAG
- a CDS encoding amino acid ABC transporter permease, producing the protein MSTAESTTSPNPGLRDRVGTVFTIRPLTVGLALFWVWVLARWTTDFVLAGLLGLDRGTPFIPAAPFLTTADTISSLAASLGAAGAPLAWVADTLRFAADATAYLPALAQGIWTTVLLTVFSVCLGFTLALPLSVVRVYGGRWARWLALSYTELIRGTPLLAQLFVLYFATSLTQVLRGVPGVGVGFVPAQAFWVAVISFTLNSAAYQSEYLRASLESVDGGQLTAARAIGLSKLEGIRYVVVPQGLRLALPSWTNELVYLIKYSSLASFITVQELYGRTSTIANETYQYTELFVLVAILYLALVVSASALMDRVESHTATAGVGHTR; encoded by the coding sequence ATGAGCACGGCCGAATCGACGACATCACCGAACCCGGGACTCCGTGACCGCGTCGGCACAGTGTTCACTATCCGCCCACTTACCGTGGGTCTAGCGCTGTTCTGGGTCTGGGTTCTCGCTCGCTGGACCACCGATTTCGTCCTCGCAGGGCTACTCGGGCTCGACCGCGGCACACCGTTCATCCCGGCAGCTCCGTTTCTGACAACAGCGGACACTATCAGCTCGCTCGCCGCGTCACTCGGTGCGGCCGGAGCGCCACTCGCGTGGGTCGCTGACACGCTCCGGTTCGCCGCCGACGCGACGGCGTACCTGCCGGCGCTGGCCCAGGGCATCTGGACGACGGTTCTACTCACGGTCTTCAGCGTCTGTCTCGGATTCACGCTGGCGCTTCCGCTTAGCGTCGTTCGCGTGTACGGTGGACGGTGGGCTCGCTGGCTCGCGCTGTCGTACACTGAACTCATCCGCGGGACGCCGCTGCTCGCCCAGTTGTTCGTGCTTTACTTCGCGACCTCACTCACGCAGGTTCTCAGAGGTGTCCCGGGGGTTGGTGTCGGCTTCGTTCCGGCGCAGGCGTTCTGGGTGGCCGTGATCAGTTTCACGCTGAACAGCGCTGCCTACCAGTCCGAATACCTGCGTGCGTCGCTGGAATCAGTCGACGGCGGTCAGTTGACTGCCGCACGCGCCATCGGACTCTCAAAGCTCGAGGGAATACGGTACGTCGTTGTTCCCCAGGGCCTTCGGCTCGCGCTGCCCAGTTGGACGAACGAACTCGTGTATCTCATTAAGTACTCCTCACTGGCGAGTTTCATCACTGTACAGGAGCTGTACGGCAGAACAAGTACTATCGCGAACGAAACGTACCAGTATACGGAACTCTTCGTGCTGGTGGCGATACTGTACTTGGCCCTTGTCGTGTCGGCATCGGCATTGATGGACCGCGTCGAATCGCACACTGCAACCGCCGGTGTCGGACACACGAGATAA
- a CDS encoding integrase — translation MSTDTATPDAESDPIGYFLDDIRYHGKSDRTRASYERVLRDFESYLSDSSQPLPVQEASHRDCMAYVHSIRGDAEESTVATYASYLHRFFAYMTQVGVFDSNPMTLVMEEMDESINTDPTRREVDLQSMRAFVDSISHPLERAITVTLLKTGMRAGELCNLDIRDLNLDTPGPRPDIPVRPGLDGRPDSLFIAADPTRGEASNGEERTASNKRKRETTIPVDAELGAVLRRWLAIRPDTQSPAAPLFVSTSDSWGERLTPNMVHHIVESHAREFGWYTDGGGAEENVTPHYFRHFFTTHLRDRTGDRGVVKYLRGDVAQDVIDTYTHEWGTRVRDVYEAEIYSLL, via the coding sequence ATGAGCACGGATACAGCCACACCAGACGCCGAATCGGACCCGATCGGCTATTTCCTCGATGACATCAGGTACCACGGAAAGAGCGACCGGACTCGTGCCTCCTATGAGCGCGTCCTGCGAGACTTCGAGTCCTATCTGTCGGATAGCAGCCAGCCCCTTCCTGTTCAGGAGGCTTCCCACCGCGACTGTATGGCATACGTCCACAGTATCCGTGGAGATGCCGAGGAAAGCACTGTCGCAACGTATGCATCCTATCTGCACCGGTTTTTTGCGTACATGACTCAGGTCGGCGTCTTCGATTCGAACCCGATGACGTTAGTCATGGAGGAGATGGACGAATCGATCAACACCGACCCGACCCGTCGGGAGGTAGACCTCCAATCGATGCGTGCGTTCGTTGATAGCATTTCACACCCACTTGAGCGAGCTATCACAGTGACACTGTTGAAAACGGGAATGCGGGCCGGCGAACTGTGTAACCTCGACATCCGGGACCTCAACCTCGACACCCCCGGCCCCAGACCAGATATTCCGGTCCGACCGGGGCTTGATGGGCGTCCGGACTCATTGTTCATCGCGGCAGACCCGACTCGTGGTGAGGCTAGTAACGGCGAAGAGCGGACCGCATCCAACAAGCGCAAGCGCGAGACAACGATTCCAGTCGACGCAGAGCTAGGCGCAGTGTTGCGACGCTGGCTCGCGATTCGACCGGACACGCAGTCCCCCGCAGCGCCGCTGTTTGTGTCCACAAGCGACAGCTGGGGAGAGCGACTCACGCCGAACATGGTACACCACATCGTCGAATCCCACGCTCGCGAGTTCGGGTGGTACACGGACGGTGGGGGGGCCGAAGAAAACGTGACACCGCACTACTTTCGACACTTCTTCACGACACATCTCCGGGATCGGACTGGCGACCGCGGTGTCGTCAAGTACCTCAGAGGCGACGTGGCACAGGATGTCATCGACACGTACACCCACGAATGGGGGACTCGGGTCAGGGATGTGTACGAGGCTGAAATCTACTCGCTGCTGTGA